In Rhineura floridana isolate rRhiFlo1 chromosome 6, rRhiFlo1.hap2, whole genome shotgun sequence, one genomic interval encodes:
- the LOC133386852 gene encoding armadillo repeat-containing protein 12-like, whose protein sequence is MRGQETADKAITHTRMIKYYELITRKNVVTAATGATAIYLVSKTLLAMFRSPPFNPEPINLARLSVEYYPISSARANVPGELRRLLQSLTPNLDVNSKRTTLHTITQCIYLKESEANACTNDDIKLLASFLDDGDKVTKTEALHALKAFTVIWRFKIKIQEYVPKIVELVIGCWDTNLQVAGLRLLNGLNIPDNTHALLRRMLPNFLEILLMANTLAKVQVLKLLSTLAQKEDLLYDIMNCRAPPEFLSLFQSSLPGNLLYEMLVFVERLSEGRLSPQYQSMQWQYGDNSLHETIFGDNSRLSDRLLALIIHPEEEVQAQACKVILSLRLNREESRVVSALPFGANISVYPLESTRISQVNNSTLSNHPFSPTTLSTEPTGTSVSFNSTHDNSGHSFQPLQSTDETGHSFYSLPRADHSFHPLENISSHVLEDPRGNSFQPPPATYSDDSDNTI, encoded by the exons GATGATTAAATACTATGAGCTGATTACCAGAAAAAATGTGGTAACTGCAGCTACAGGAGCTACAGCCATCTATCTGGTGTCCAAGACTCTCCTAGCAATGTTCAGAAGTCCCCCCTTCAATCCGGAGCCAATCAACTTAGCCA GACTTTCTGTTGAGTATTATCCAATTTCATCTGCAAGAGCAAATGTTCCTGGAGAGCTCAGGCGGCTCCTGCAATCTCTCACTCCAAATCTAGATGTCAACTCCAAGAGGACAACGCTTCATACCATCACTCAGTGTATCTATCTCAAGGAATCAGAG GCAAACGCCTGCACCAATGATGATATTAAATTGCTGGCATCATTCCTGGATGATGGGGACAAAGTCACCAAAACTGAGGCACTGCATGCTCTCAAAGCCTTCACTGTCATCTGGAGGTTTAAAATCAAAATCCAG GAATATGTTCCCAAGATTGTTGAGCTGGTGATCGGCTGCTGGGATACCAACTTGCAGGTTGCTGGGTTGAGGTTGTTGAATGGATTGAATATCCCAGATAACACACATGCACTGCTGAGAAGGATGCTACCAAACTTCCTGGAAATTCTGCTCATGGCAAACACTTTGGCCaag GTGCAGGTTCTCAAGCTTCTGAGCACGCTCGCCCAGAAGGAAGACTTGCTGTATGACATTATGAACTGCCGG GCACCTCCTGAGTTCCTGAGCCTCTTCCAATCTTCTCTACCTGGGAACTTGCTCTACGAGATGTTAGTGTTTGTGGAGCGGCTTAGTGAGGGGCGCCTGTCCCCACAGTACCAGTCAATGCAATGGCAGTACGGTGACAACTCCCTTCATGAAACCATCTTTGGTGACAACTCTCGTCTTTCTGACCGCTTGCTTGCTCTTATCATCCACCCAGAGGAGGAGGTGCAAGCTCAGGCCTGTAAGGTCATCCTCAGCCTCCGACTCAACAGGGAAGAGAGTAGGGTTGTCAGTGCACTGCCCTTTGGTGCCAACATCAGCGTCTACCCCCTTGAATCAACAAGAATTAGCCAAGTCAACAACTCCACCCTTAGCAACCACCCTTTTAGTCCCACCACTCTCTCCACTGAGCCCACTGGCACCAGTGTCTCCTTCAATAGCACCCATGACAACAGTGGCCACAGCTTTCAACCACTCCAAAGCACTGATGAGACTGGCCACAGCTTCTATTCCCTTCCGAGAGCTGATCACAGCTTCCATCCCCTTGAGAACATCAGTAGTCATGTCCTTGAGGACCCCAGGGGCAACAGCTTCCAGCCTCCTCCAGCTACTTACTCAGATGACAGTGACAACACTATTTAA